Proteins encoded by one window of Halorussus salinus:
- a CDS encoding pyruvoyl-dependent arginine decarboxylase has product MSTIRVAWGTGTGPTEMSSYDAALADANLHNYNLVAVSSVIPADTAVEEVDTAPDLGPAGERLTVVQARATCVGPGRVSAGLGWTTSHGEASDEGASDESGPGLFYEAADETDPEEVAERVRTGLAAGRELRDWEFTDERIRTADVRADPGTFATAVVVAAYGESEPIC; this is encoded by the coding sequence ATGAGTACGATTCGGGTCGCGTGGGGGACCGGGACCGGGCCGACCGAGATGTCTTCCTACGACGCCGCCCTCGCCGACGCCAACCTCCACAACTACAATCTCGTGGCGGTCTCCTCGGTGATTCCCGCCGATACCGCCGTCGAGGAGGTCGATACGGCTCCCGACCTCGGTCCCGCGGGCGAGCGCCTGACGGTCGTGCAGGCCCGCGCGACCTGCGTCGGTCCCGGCCGCGTCTCGGCCGGACTCGGGTGGACCACGAGCCACGGCGAAGCGAGCGACGAGGGAGCCAGCGACGAATCCGGCCCCGGCCTGTTCTACGAGGCCGCCGACGAGACCGACCCCGAGGAGGTCGCCGAGCGCGTCCGGACCGGCCTCGCGGCGGGCCGCGAGTTGCGCGACTGGGAGTTCACCGACGAGCGGATTCGGACCGCCGACGTTCGCGCCGACCCCGGCACCTTCGCCACCGCGGTCGTCGTCGCGGCCTACGGCGAGAGCGAGCCGATTTGTTGA
- a CDS encoding XTP/dITP diphosphatase yields the protein MTIRFVTSNAGKVREAREYLTDDVEQINYDYTEIQSDDLGDIAVAGAREAFEETGGDDPVLVDDAGLFVDALGGFPGPYSSYVEDTVGVERVWNLAEREENRRAKFRCVVAYYDGEEARTFEGAVPGRIVAPRGDGGFGYDPIFEHEGATMAEMSTERKNAISHRGRALAKFADWLAED from the coding sequence ATGACCATCAGATTCGTGACGAGCAACGCGGGCAAGGTCCGGGAAGCCCGCGAGTACCTCACCGACGACGTAGAGCAAATAAACTACGACTACACGGAAATTCAGAGCGACGACCTCGGCGACATCGCCGTCGCGGGAGCGAGAGAGGCCTTCGAGGAGACCGGCGGCGACGACCCGGTTCTCGTGGACGACGCGGGTCTGTTCGTGGACGCGCTCGGCGGCTTCCCCGGCCCCTACTCGTCGTACGTCGAGGACACCGTGGGCGTCGAGCGCGTCTGGAACCTCGCGGAGCGAGAGGAGAACCGCCGGGCGAAGTTCCGCTGTGTCGTCGCCTACTACGACGGCGAGGAGGCCCGGACCTTCGAGGGGGCCGTGCCGGGACGCATCGTCGCGCCGCGGGGCGACGGCGGGTTCGGCTACGACCCCATCTTCGAACACGAGGGCGCGACGATGGCCGAGATGAGTACCGAGCGCAAGAACGCCATCTCCCACCGCGGCCGGGCGCTGGCGAAGTTCGCTGACTGGCTGGCCGAGGATTGA
- a CDS encoding winged helix-turn-helix domain-containing protein yields the protein MSGTTGPNADLDAEEATIQDCEECVAPAEAFSVIANETRLSILEALWQAPDRPVTFSQLRRDVGMADSAQFNYHLKQLTDHFVVQTDDGYDFRQAGKKVVRAILAGSFNEHPELGPFDIDSTCAECGGGLQAYYHDEMLAIECTACGKNHGQYPFPPGGLNDRTREEIMDAFNQRVRHLHCLAADGVCPECNGRMTTTVTRDTEDYLGLEVRVDHECEQCRHQLYSAVGLSLLDQSDVVTFHREHGVDLCTTPYWDLAWCVSDEQTTILSAEPWQILVEIPLDDEMLSVTLDGELNVLEMERSCGASADGTKAISD from the coding sequence ATGAGCGGAACGACTGGGCCGAACGCGGACCTCGACGCCGAGGAGGCCACCATTCAGGACTGCGAGGAGTGCGTGGCCCCGGCCGAGGCATTCTCGGTCATCGCCAACGAGACGCGACTGTCGATTCTGGAGGCGCTCTGGCAGGCACCCGACCGGCCGGTGACGTTCTCGCAACTCCGACGGGACGTGGGAATGGCCGACAGCGCGCAGTTCAACTATCACCTCAAGCAACTCACCGACCACTTCGTCGTCCAGACCGACGACGGCTACGACTTCCGGCAGGCCGGAAAGAAGGTCGTCCGCGCGATTCTGGCGGGGTCGTTCAACGAGCATCCCGAGCTGGGGCCGTTCGACATCGACAGCACCTGCGCGGAGTGTGGCGGTGGCTTGCAGGCGTACTACCACGACGAGATGCTGGCCATCGAGTGTACCGCCTGCGGGAAGAACCACGGCCAGTACCCCTTCCCGCCGGGCGGTCTGAACGACCGGACGCGCGAGGAGATAATGGACGCGTTCAACCAGCGCGTGCGCCACCTCCACTGTCTGGCCGCCGACGGGGTCTGTCCGGAGTGCAACGGCCGGATGACCACCACCGTCACGCGCGACACCGAGGACTACCTCGGACTGGAGGTTCGCGTGGACCACGAGTGCGAGCAGTGTCGCCACCAACTCTACTCGGCGGTGGGTCTCTCGCTCCTCGACCAGTCGGACGTGGTGACGTTCCATCGCGAACACGGCGTGGACCTCTGTACGACGCCCTACTGGGACCTCGCGTGGTGTGTCAGCGACGAACAGACGACCATCCTCTCGGCGGAGCCGTGGCAGATTCTGGTTGAGATTCCGCTCGACGACGAGATGCTGTCGGTGACTCTCGACGGCGAACTGAACGTCTTGGAGATGGAGCGGTCCTGCGGCGCGTCGGCCGACGGGACGAAAGCGATTTCAGACTGA
- a CDS encoding translation initiation factor IF-2 subunit gamma produces the protein MTGNYAQPEVNIGLVGHVDHGKTTLVQALSGEWTDQHSEEMKRGISIRLGYADATFRQCPDLDEPERYTVDETCPDGSESEPLRTVSFVDAPGHETLMATMLSGAAIMDGAVLVVSATDPVPQAQTEEHLMALDIIGIDNIVVAQNKIDLVDREQAERNYEQIQEFVEGTVAEDAPVVPISAQQEVNIDLLIQAVEEEIPTPERDPDADPRMHVARSFDINRPGTEWDGLVGGVLGGSLVEGKLTNGDEIELRPGREVEEGGQTRWESIETDVRSLQAGGETVEEVTPGGLLGVGTGLDPSLTKGDALAGQVAGTPGTLPPTWEQFTMEVDLLERLVGVDDQDIDDISTGEPLMLTIGTATTVGSVTSAREGECEVTLKRPVCAPEGAQIAINRRIGARWRLIGVGTLTG, from the coding sequence TTGACAGGAAATTACGCCCAACCGGAGGTGAACATCGGACTGGTCGGTCACGTAGACCACGGAAAGACGACGCTCGTGCAGGCGCTTTCCGGCGAATGGACCGACCAACACTCCGAGGAGATGAAGCGTGGCATCTCCATCCGGCTCGGGTACGCAGACGCCACGTTCCGGCAGTGTCCGGACCTCGACGAGCCAGAGCGATACACGGTAGACGAGACGTGCCCCGACGGGAGCGAGAGCGAGCCGCTTCGGACCGTCTCGTTCGTGGACGCACCGGGCCACGAGACGCTGATGGCGACGATGCTCTCGGGCGCGGCCATCATGGACGGCGCGGTGTTGGTCGTCTCGGCGACCGACCCCGTCCCGCAGGCCCAGACCGAGGAGCATCTAATGGCGCTGGACATCATCGGCATCGACAACATCGTCGTCGCCCAGAACAAAATCGACCTCGTAGACCGCGAGCAGGCCGAGCGCAACTACGAGCAGATTCAGGAGTTCGTGGAGGGCACCGTCGCCGAAGACGCGCCGGTCGTCCCCATCTCGGCTCAGCAGGAGGTCAACATCGACCTCCTGATTCAGGCGGTCGAAGAGGAGATTCCGACGCCCGAGCGCGACCCGGACGCCGACCCGCGGATGCACGTCGCCCGGAGTTTCGACATCAACCGTCCCGGCACCGAGTGGGATGGTCTCGTCGGCGGCGTGCTGGGCGGCAGTCTGGTCGAAGGCAAGCTGACCAACGGCGACGAAATCGAGCTTCGCCCCGGCCGCGAGGTCGAGGAGGGCGGCCAGACCCGCTGGGAGTCCATCGAGACCGACGTGCGCTCGCTTCAGGCGGGCGGCGAGACGGTCGAGGAAGTGACGCCCGGCGGACTCCTCGGCGTCGGCACGGGACTGGACCCGAGCCTGACGAAGGGCGACGCGCTGGCGGGGCAGGTCGCCGGGACGCCCGGTACGCTCCCGCCGACGTGGGAGCAGTTCACGATGGAAGTGGACCTGCTCGAACGCCTCGTCGGCGTCGACGACCAAGACATCGACGACATCTCGACGGGCGAGCCGCTGATGCTCACCATCGGGACCGCGACGACGGTCGGCTCCGTGACCAGCGCCCGCGAGGGCGAGTGTGAGGTCACGCTGAAGCGACCCGTCTGCGCGCCCGAAGGTGCCCAGATAGCCATCAACCGCCGCATCGGCGCTCGCTGGCGGCTCATCGGGGTCGGCACCCTCACCGGATAG
- a CDS encoding PIN domain-containing protein, whose translation MVATVAMDTSALMMPVERDVRVFEELERLLGEFECAVPRAVCDELSKLSDGASEEAVAASVGADLATERCRVVEHEASYADDVLVELAPEFDYVVTNDGPLKERLLDAGAPVIHIRGRNKLAISKP comes from the coding sequence ATGGTCGCCACGGTCGCCATGGACACCAGCGCGCTAATGATGCCGGTCGAACGCGACGTGCGGGTCTTCGAGGAGCTAGAGCGTCTCCTCGGTGAGTTCGAGTGTGCTGTTCCGCGCGCGGTCTGCGACGAACTTTCCAAGCTCTCGGACGGCGCGAGCGAGGAGGCCGTCGCGGCCAGCGTGGGCGCGGACTTGGCGACCGAGCGGTGTCGAGTCGTCGAACACGAAGCATCGTACGCAGACGACGTACTGGTCGAACTCGCCCCCGAGTTCGACTACGTCGTCACGAACGACGGCCCCCTCAAGGAGCGTCTGCTCGACGCGGGCGCACCGGTAATTCATATAAGGGGCCGGAACAAACTCGCAATCAGCAAACCTTAG
- a CDS encoding DNA-directed RNA polymerase produces MYKRVRLKDTVEVPPEHLADVTPNLVKKLLQDKLEGRMDEEVGSVVSVVNVHDIGDGAVLPNRPGVYYEAEFDAVTFDPQMQEVVDGEIVEVVNFGAFVGIGPVDGLLHVSQISDEYLAYDEEGQMLASRESNRTIGVGDSVRTRIVTKSIDERNPRESKIGLTAKQVGLGKHGWLKEEREKRQATTESE; encoded by the coding sequence ATGTACAAACGGGTCAGACTCAAGGATACGGTCGAGGTCCCCCCAGAACACCTCGCGGACGTGACGCCGAATCTAGTGAAGAAACTCCTGCAGGACAAGTTGGAGGGTCGGATGGACGAAGAGGTCGGGAGCGTCGTCAGCGTCGTGAACGTTCACGACATCGGCGACGGCGCGGTGCTTCCGAACCGACCGGGCGTCTACTACGAAGCGGAGTTCGACGCGGTTACCTTCGACCCACAGATGCAGGAAGTGGTGGACGGAGAGATAGTGGAAGTGGTCAACTTCGGTGCCTTCGTCGGCATCGGGCCGGTAGACGGCCTGCTCCACGTCTCACAGATCTCCGACGAGTACCTCGCCTACGACGAGGAGGGCCAGATGCTCGCCTCCCGCGAGTCGAACCGCACGATCGGCGTCGGCGACTCGGTGCGGACGCGCATCGTCACCAAGAGCATCGACGAGCGCAATCCGCGCGAGAGCAAGATCGGGCTGACGGCGAAGCAGGTCGGCCTCGGCAAGCACGGCTGGCTGAAAGAAGAGCGCGAGAAACGGCAAGCGACCACCGAGAGTGAGTAA
- the spt4 gene encoding transcription elongation factor subunit Spt4, which translates to MASDRLACRECHAVVEPDEDTCPICGSTSLTEDWAGYVIIAHPDESQIAEEMEVTKPGKYALKVR; encoded by the coding sequence ATGGCAAGTGACCGCCTCGCCTGTCGCGAATGCCACGCCGTGGTCGAACCCGACGAGGACACCTGTCCCATCTGTGGCTCGACCAGTCTCACCGAGGACTGGGCTGGCTACGTCATCATCGCGCATCCCGACGAGAGCCAGATCGCCGAGGAGATGGAAGTGACCAAGCCGGGCAAGTACGCCTTGAAGGTCCGATAG
- a CDS encoding GTP-dependent dephospho-CoA kinase family protein — translation MSHVLVTLPAEMRGELKEPMGPIFTDAERLLADAGDPLVAVGDVVTYHLERAGTVPDVAVVDGLTKREEVADDVAAGVARLDGQTRVVRVENPAGAISRELVETLRDAIADPEPTLLVVEGEEDLVTLPAIVAAPLGASVVYGQPDEGMVLADVTDETKAEMRDLLNRMDGDTESLFKILDAA, via the coding sequence GTGAGCCACGTTCTCGTCACGTTGCCCGCCGAGATGCGCGGGGAACTCAAGGAGCCGATGGGACCGATTTTCACCGACGCCGAGCGCCTGCTGGCGGACGCTGGCGACCCGCTCGTCGCCGTCGGCGACGTGGTGACCTACCACCTCGAACGCGCCGGGACCGTCCCGGACGTGGCCGTGGTAGACGGCCTGACCAAGCGCGAGGAGGTCGCCGACGACGTGGCGGCGGGCGTCGCCAGACTCGACGGCCAGACCCGCGTGGTCCGCGTCGAGAACCCCGCCGGTGCCATCTCCCGCGAGCTGGTCGAAACCCTCCGCGACGCTATCGCGGACCCCGAGCCGACGCTCCTCGTGGTCGAGGGCGAGGAGGACCTCGTGACTCTCCCCGCAATCGTTGCCGCGCCGCTGGGCGCGAGCGTCGTCTACGGGCAACCCGACGAGGGGATGGTGCTGGCCGACGTGACCGACGAGACGAAGGCCGAGATGCGCGACCTCCTGAACCGGATGGATGGCGACACCGAGTCGCTGTTCAAGATTCTGGACGCGGCGTAG
- a CDS encoding 30S ribosomal protein S24e → MEVEILSEEQNPMLHRSEVRFQIVHDEATPSRLSVRDSLAAKLDKDSSEVVVHEMNTKFGMRKTVGYAKVYDSPEHARDVEQDYMLERNKIAADSDAEAEAEEAE, encoded by the coding sequence ATGGAAGTCGAAATCCTCTCCGAGGAGCAGAATCCGATGCTCCACCGGTCCGAAGTGCGGTTCCAGATCGTCCACGACGAAGCGACCCCCTCGCGCCTGTCGGTCCGCGACAGCCTCGCGGCGAAACTCGACAAGGATTCGAGCGAGGTCGTCGTCCACGAGATGAACACCAAGTTCGGGATGCGCAAGACCGTCGGCTACGCGAAGGTCTACGACAGCCCCGAACACGCCCGCGACGTTGAGCAGGACTACATGCTCGAACGCAACAAGATCGCCGCGGACTCCGACGCGGAGGCCGAGGCCGAGGAGGCCGAATAA
- a CDS encoding 30S ribosomal protein S27ae: MARNEYYNDDGTTDKQQCTRCGDAFLADHDDRLHCGRCGYTEWK, encoded by the coding sequence ATGGCACGAAACGAGTACTACAACGACGACGGCACGACCGACAAGCAGCAGTGTACCCGGTGTGGCGACGCGTTCCTCGCCGACCACGACGACCGCCTCCACTGCGGTCGCTGTGGCTACACCGAGTGGAAGTAA
- a CDS encoding bifunctional N(6)-L-threonylcarbamoyladenine synthase/serine/threonine protein kinase produces the protein MRVLGIEGTAWAASAAVYDEDADTDSIFIETDAYQPDSGGIHPREAAEHMSDAIPAVVETALDAADGPIDAVAFSRGPGLGPCLRTVGTAARALAQTLDVPLVGVNHMVAHLEVGRQQSGFDSPVCLNASGANAHVLGYRNGRYRVLGETMDTGVGNAIDKFTRHLGWSHPGGPKVEEAAEDGEYIELPYVVKGMDFSFSGIMSAAKDATDDGAAVEDVCYALQENVFAMLTEVAERALSLTGSDELVLGGGVGQNARLREMLREMCDQRGAEFYAPDPRFLRDNAGMIAVLGAEMARAGDTLEIEESAVDSNFRPDQVPVSWRADDESVAVWREETEVQGAEATVEIGDERVTKRRLPKSYRHPDLDARLRRDRTVLEARLTSEARRAGVPTPVVYDVDPEEGLLVFERVGETDLREDLTAEKVRDVARHLAAIHGAGVVHGDPTTRNVRVGPNRTYLIDFGLGYNTDDAEDYAMDCHVFAQSLAGTADDADALRETFEETYAEVGDGAVLDRLREIEGRGRYQ, from the coding sequence ATGCGCGTCCTCGGAATCGAGGGCACAGCGTGGGCCGCGAGCGCCGCGGTCTACGACGAAGACGCCGATACGGATTCCATTTTTATCGAGACCGACGCCTACCAACCGGACAGCGGCGGCATCCACCCGCGCGAGGCCGCCGAACACATGAGCGACGCGATTCCGGCGGTCGTCGAGACGGCGCTGGACGCGGCCGACGGACCCATCGACGCGGTGGCGTTCTCCCGCGGCCCCGGTCTCGGTCCCTGTCTGCGGACGGTCGGCACCGCGGCGCGCGCGCTGGCCCAGACGCTCGACGTGCCGTTGGTCGGCGTCAATCACATGGTCGCACATCTGGAGGTCGGCCGCCAGCAGTCGGGGTTCGACTCGCCGGTCTGCTTGAACGCCTCGGGCGCGAACGCCCACGTGCTGGGCTACCGGAACGGTCGGTACCGCGTCCTCGGCGAGACGATGGACACCGGCGTCGGCAACGCCATCGACAAGTTCACGCGCCACCTCGGGTGGTCCCACCCCGGCGGGCCGAAGGTCGAGGAGGCCGCCGAAGACGGCGAGTACATCGAGTTACCCTACGTCGTCAAGGGGATGGACTTCTCGTTTTCGGGCATCATGAGCGCCGCGAAGGACGCCACCGACGACGGCGCGGCGGTCGAAGACGTGTGCTACGCCTTGCAGGAGAACGTCTTCGCCATGCTCACGGAAGTCGCCGAGCGCGCGCTCTCACTGACGGGAAGCGACGAGCTGGTCCTCGGGGGCGGCGTCGGGCAGAACGCCCGCCTCCGGGAGATGTTGCGGGAGATGTGCGACCAGCGCGGCGCGGAGTTCTACGCGCCCGACCCGCGATTCCTCCGTGACAACGCCGGGATGATTGCGGTCCTCGGCGCGGAGATGGCCCGCGCGGGCGACACGCTCGAAATCGAGGAGTCCGCGGTGGACTCGAACTTCCGGCCCGACCAAGTGCCGGTCAGTTGGCGCGCGGACGACGAGTCGGTCGCGGTCTGGCGCGAGGAGACCGAAGTGCAGGGTGCGGAAGCGACCGTCGAAATCGGCGACGAGCGCGTCACGAAGCGCCGCCTGCCCAAGAGCTACCGCCACCCCGACCTCGACGCGCGACTCCGGCGCGACCGGACGGTCCTCGAAGCGCGACTGACCAGCGAGGCGCGCAGGGCCGGGGTCCCGACCCCCGTGGTCTACGACGTGGACCCCGAGGAGGGCCTCCTCGTCTTCGAGCGCGTGGGCGAGACCGACCTGCGCGAGGACCTCACCGCCGAGAAGGTGCGCGACGTGGCCCGCCACCTCGCGGCGATTCACGGCGCGGGGGTCGTCCACGGCGACCCCACGACGCGCAACGTCAGAGTCGGGCCGAACCGGACCTACCTCATCGACTTCGGACTGGGGTACAACACCGACGACGCCGAGGACTACGCGATGGACTGCCACGTCTTCGCCCAGAGCCTCGCCGGGACCGCCGACGACGCCGACGCGCTCCGGGAGACCTTCGAGGAGACCTACGCCGAGGTCGGCGACGGGGCGGTTCTCGACCGCCTGCGCGAAATCGAAGGTCGCGGTCGGTACCAGTAG
- a CDS encoding AEC family transporter, giving the protein MSLVSALGTAILPVLSVAAVGFLLGKLRDVDVDALGTITIYVLTPALIFHSLATSDISGALAARLILAVAVFTVAMVLLAEVVGRSLGESEPALGALVLSSSFPNAGNYGIPLSAFAFGAVGRSTAVLFIAGQSVLMYTVGVYLASRGEGTDLRGAASEVFRLPLVYAVAAAWLARWLGVIPAGDTAAMETLKLVGDASIPVMLLMLGIQLANTKHGAAISRVGVSNALKLVVAPVVGVGVALLLGLGTNPQVARVFVLECAMPAAVTPLILTIEYDSGGEGLTGPEYVSTAIFVSTLASVVTLTGLIALLQAGMIL; this is encoded by the coding sequence GTGTCACTCGTCTCTGCGCTCGGAACCGCCATCCTGCCGGTGCTGTCGGTCGCGGCGGTCGGCTTCCTCCTCGGGAAGTTGCGCGACGTTGACGTGGACGCGCTCGGGACCATCACCATCTACGTCCTGACGCCCGCGCTCATCTTCCACAGCCTCGCCACCTCCGACATTTCGGGTGCGCTGGCCGCGAGGCTGATTCTCGCCGTCGCGGTCTTCACGGTAGCGATGGTCCTGCTGGCGGAGGTCGTCGGTCGCTCGCTGGGCGAGTCCGAACCCGCGCTGGGCGCGCTGGTCCTCTCGTCGTCGTTCCCGAACGCGGGCAACTACGGGATTCCGCTCTCGGCGTTCGCGTTCGGCGCGGTCGGGCGCTCGACGGCGGTCCTGTTCATCGCGGGCCAGTCGGTGCTGATGTACACCGTCGGCGTCTATCTGGCCTCGCGCGGTGAGGGGACCGACCTCCGCGGGGCCGCCAGCGAGGTCTTTCGCCTGCCGCTGGTCTACGCCGTCGCCGCGGCGTGGCTGGCGCGCTGGCTCGGGGTGATTCCGGCCGGGGACACCGCGGCGATGGAGACGCTGAAACTGGTCGGCGACGCCTCGATTCCGGTGATGCTGCTGATGCTCGGCATCCAACTCGCCAACACCAAGCACGGCGCGGCCATCTCGCGGGTCGGCGTCTCGAACGCGCTCAAACTCGTGGTCGCGCCCGTCGTCGGGGTCGGGGTCGCGTTGCTCCTCGGTCTCGGGACGAACCCGCAAGTCGCGCGGGTCTTCGTCTTGGAGTGTGCGATGCCCGCCGCGGTCACGCCACTCATCCTGACCATCGAGTACGACTCGGGCGGCGAGGGGCTGACCGGCCCGGAGTACGTGAGTACCGCCATCTTCGTGAGTACCCTCGCCAGCGTGGTGACGCTGACGGGACTCATCGCGTTACTGCAGGCCGGGATGATACTCTGA